In Daphnia pulicaria isolate SC F1-1A chromosome 9, SC_F0-13Bv2, whole genome shotgun sequence, the genomic stretch TCCGGTTCGGCCTTCACACTACATTGTAAAGTGCCAACAGTCTCACACGTTGTTATTTTGTCGAGGTAATCTTTTGATCGTGACTTACAAGTTCGTTGAACTTACGTCTCAGTTATTGCATAAGACTCGCGTGTCCAAAACATTTGTAGGAAATAACAGTTttgcaaacaaaacaataggTCTGTTATTCATTTCCAGATCTGAAAAAACAGGAAGTGTTAATAATCGAAACGCCTGGCAGATTAGATACGAGTTCTCCCACACTGCTACTTTTTCACGAAATGAATCTCGACCAGCTCAACAACGACCAGAAAACTGTGTTAAAACAGGTATgttacatttttactttttctttccatgttATCTATTATAGCATCTAGAAAATTTGCATGATACCTTCAGAACAGGTTTCTGAATTAGTTGTCTACGAATTTCTGATTGAATAAGATGATATTAATGAAAATGCGGTCAAAGTATTTGGAACCCAGAGGCAGTTACCTACATTTCGCTTCCTGAAACTTCCCGTCTCCGCTATCCCGAGGCTCAAATCATTACGCACGAACCAATTCGATTTCCCTACTCGAGAGCTATTTTGCATGTGTTGAATTTAGTCAAATTTTAAAAGCACTTTCTACTCAAAACTTACACATGTTTTTAGTTTTACAACTTTGCTTCCGAGATTTATGTCGTGCCATAAAATCATAAACCGTTACGTCGTTACCTTGTTAGTTTACTTtaagcttttttctttatttaccaTCGTGTTTGAAAATGATGATGTACACCTGTTCCTCTTTCAGAAAACCCCCAAAGTGAATTAGAGCCCAGATTATTGCGCAATATAGTTACAAGTCACTCTTGTTTACTGTTGTTGATTGGTTTGCGCAGACTGTTGGTTCTGTTACGTGTTAATGACTTTTACATTAAATTCTCGACAGTTTCGCGAGGCGGTGAAAGACTGCAAATTACCTGAATCGGACGATGTCTACCTTCTACGATGGCTCGTCGGTATCGTAGCCTGAAGTTTATGCAGATTTTTCCGGATTGGTTTAAcccgttatttcttttttttaaatctagcGCGTGATTTTGATTTGGCCAAGTCGGAAAAGATGCTCCGTAATGTAAGTGCTTTGATATTTTTGCCGATTATTTTTTGGGTTAatactttgtttgttttataaatAGTCAATGGAATGGCGTCGCAAGTACAAAGTGGACACGATTCTACAGGATTACAAGACACCGGAAGTTCTGACCAAATATTTCGCCTCTGGTTACACGGGTGTGGATAAGTTGAACAGCTACACGGTGGTTGTTCGATATGGGATGATGGATTTGAAGGGCATCCTGCTATCAGCTAAGAAGAGGGACTATTTGATGCACGTTATTGAAATAGTGGAGAGAACCTTCTTCACGGTTAGAAATAATCCTAAGAAGTTTAAGAAGTCCCCCGATTCGATTGCCCAATCTACCGTAATATTTGATATGGCCGGATTCTCAATGCGCCATGTCACCTTCAAACCAGGTACTGTACCGGTACATTTCCTAACTTTTACCGTAGCCAAAGGGAAAACTTTTTACTTCTAGAAACATTTTGCCATGCCTATTAGCTATTTTTAGGTAACAGTTGTTAGGTAGTATTACGATGAAACTGCGTTCTATTCCGGGAGAAAGTTTGATGATGCTTTTCTTCCATTTGCTGGATATATTCGGTACATCGGGTACGGTAATAAAGTAAAACCCGCTGTCGGCTTTCTCCGgccaaaataaaagacaagcGATAGAAATTGAACAATTGCAAGAAACCCCAAATTCGGACCATTGCCTTTTATATCTGTGGTACACGTATTAGAGCACGATATTCGTGGGGGGAAATGTTCGTTTGTTATTATTTAGGTCGGTGTTAGTACGAATTAGTGACGTTTGCCATTTTTCTGGTTTTCCGTAGCGCTGGATACGGCCATTCAACTGGTCCAGTTGTACGAAGGAAACTACCCGGAATTGCTCCGCCGTGTGTACGTGATTAATGCCCCAAAGATCTTCTCCGTCCTGTTCTCTATGCTGAAACCTTTCATGCAcgagaaaaccaaaaacaagatTCAGATCTACAGCCACGATGCGAAACAATGGAAAGCGGCCATTCTGGAAGATTTCGATCCTGAAGAGTTACCTGCCTGCTACGGTGGAGCTAAGACTGATCCCGATGGAAATCCTAATTGCATTACAATGGCAAGTTCTTTTCACTCtcctatttttcaaattttaaattattttcgtgAAAACTAATTGATTTATCTTAATATCAGGTTAATATGGGAGGAGAAGTTCCTAGGTCGTATTATCTCAACGGGAAATGTAATATTTCCGATAAGAAGCCCCTATCAATTTGCAGTGGATCAAAGGAGAAATTAGAATTTGAAATCACGCAAGCTGGCTCCGTCCTAAAGTAaacttgattttaaaattgtgcAAAAAggtataattttattaattgatcCAATTTATTACTCTTCTTATCTCAGATGGGATTTTCATTCCGACGAAAGCGATATCGCTTTTGCCATTTATCGGAAACAAGGAAGCGAGTTGATTTCCATCGTCCCTCATGATCGAGTGGATTGTCACATGTCACCGGAAGAGGGGGAAATCTTTTGCGACTATGTTGGCGTCTGTAAGTCAACTGTTTGATTATCTAATCTTATTTATCCTTCATCTAATTTATGTTTTCTCAAAGATGTCGTCGAATTCGACAACACCTTTAGCTATTTACGCTCAAAGAAGATTTGGTATTCGATCACGATTGAATCGTCGAAACCAGTTTGTCAGAATGGCAACAACTTGGATTATTTAGATGCAGAAATCTGCAACTGAATCAATAATGCGTTTGCCCGTTTAGATATCAAGGGTCATAATTTTGTTACTgattaaaaaacaaccaaaacagGGATATCTTTATAACCCCCCCAAtagataaatatttttgttatcaTAGACGTTTTTGGGtcttaataaaatatttaaaaagttttttacCGCAGTGGATAACAATCACATGATTTATAATTACTTGAAGCTTGTGTATTGAATGCATATGTTTCCCTTCAAGTTAGGTCAAAATAACCACTAGTGTTATAACAAAGGtaggaaatttcaaaatcagttAACAGTTTCAAAGCAATTGTTTTCTTCAGGTAAGTAAAACAAAATGCTTTTCTCTTCCAGATTCAGCTTGCTATTGTTGTCTATATTTAAGTTAAGATTATCCTTATCTTATTCATATGCTTCAAGggctatttttattattattatttttttttttggggggggggggggttcacGTGTTGTTACAAGCATCTTTATCGATGACACCGATAGAGATACTACATATCTCTCTCGACCTTCAGAACGTTCGCGGAGGCACTGCAATAAAATTGTCGTTGGGCCGCTGATTCCACCTGTAATAGTTATGAAATTCGGTTGTTGATTGCAAACTTTGTTGGGCGATTAATACTTCGGTACTCTACATAATCCGATCATCCATTTAAAAGATTCGTTAATCGGAAAAAGCTTTGTTCCAGTACTTCCTTCTACAAAATGGACCTAAATCAACTCAGCGATGAGCAGAAAACCATTTTCAAACAGGTAATATTCTGACTTTCTTCTACATATTTTCCTTAGGTTATTTTTACAATATTACATAAGAAACCCAAGTAATCTGGTTGTGGAATTCGCGAAATTAGTTTTACCTGTGTTTTATATGTAAGATTCTTCATCGCATCAGTATAACAAATGAAATTCGATCTATTATGCTCAATTAAATACCCAcaaattcttaaattattttatgatGCTTTAATAgagccaaatttttttttcatttgtcatTCCGCACAGTTCCGTGAGGCGACTAAAGATTGCAAATTACCGGAACCTGACGACACTTATCTTTTGAGATGGCTCGTAGGTATTGTCATAAAGATCAGAAAGTTGAATACTTGTTAATCATTGGTTGTAGTTTAtgatactttttctttttttcctttctttacagcgcgtgattttgatttggtcaaatctgaaaaaatgctCCGAAATGTAAGTGAAAACTGAAACGtaatttttaatcaatatTTTTGGCAAGcactatttattaatttttttaattttttcaccaATCAGTCGCTGGATTGGcgccacaaaaataaaatcgactTATTGATAGATAGCTATCAGTCACCGGAAGTGTTGACGAAATACTTTTCTTCCGGGCACTTGGGGGTGGATAAGTTTAAAAGTTACTTGATTCTTTTCCGATTCGGAATTTCAGACATTAAAGGAATTCTGCATTCATCCAAGAAGAAAGATTGTGTATTGCACATAACTCAAATcctcgaaaaaaatttcttaatgGTTAGAAACGATCCATCGAAGTACAAGCGTTCACCCGATGCAATTGCCCAGACATGTGCTATTATAGACTTGGAAGGATTCTCCATGAGCCACGTCACGTATAAACCCGGTATAGTATTTAAGATAAACAGTAAAGAATATAAAACTTATGGTGTAACAGAGCCAATGATGTTTGGCAGTTTGCTCTCTCTTTGAAAGCCCTAATAATCTGCTAAATCATTTTTCTTGGATTTCTGTAGTGATAGATGCGGTCATTCAGTGTATCCAGATGTACGAAGCCAACTACCCGGAATTGCTCCGGCGTGTTTTTATAATCAATGCGCCCaagattttttcaattctctatTCCATCGTGACACCTTTTATGCACCAACGAACGAGGGATAAAATTCAAGTCTACGGCCACGATTCCAAGCAATGGAAGGCGGCCCTTCTGGCAGACATTGATCCCGATCAGCTTCCTGCTTCTTACGGAGGAACTATGACCGATCCTGATGGAAACCCAAACTGCATAACTAAGgcatttcattttataacTAGCCAATTTCAACCTCTGACCTAACGTTCTGTAAAACGCAGGCCAACATGGGCGGAGTAGTTCCGAAATCTTATTATTTCAGCGGCAATAAACCAGAcgttggaaacaaaaaatcctTGTCGATCTCAAGAGGATCAAAAGAACAACTGGAATTCCAAGTGAAAGAAGCATCTactattttaaagtaaattttcgtttctaAATTTTACGAATGCAAAATTACAACTTTAAACTTTTTTACTCTAATAAAAGGTGGGATTTCCATTCAGAAGAGAGCGATATCGGCTTTGCAGTTTATCTTAAAGAAGGAAGCGAATTAATTCCAGTTGTTCCACCTGAACGTGTGGATTGTCACATGTCAGCGGAAGAGGGAGAAATCCCTTGTGACTCTACCGGTGTTTGTAAGTCAACTATTTCATTATCTACATTGCATGTCTTTAATATTTAGTTATCTATTTCTTAAAGATGTCGTCGAATTCGACAACAGCTTTAGCTACCTGCGCTCGAAGAAGATTTGGTATTCGATTACGATTGAATCGTCGAAACCAGTTTGTCAGAATGACAACTTGGATTATTGAGATGCAGAAATCTGCAACTGAATCAATAATGCGTTTGCCCGTTTAGATATCAAGGGCCATGATTTGGTTCCAAATTACAGGACTAACCTTATGACCCCCAATAGATAAATATTTGGTTTACTATAGAAGTTTTTTTGGtcttaataaatattttaaaagtttttaacgGCAGTGATTACCAATCACATGATTTACAATCGCTTGAAGCTTGTGCATTGAGTGTGTATTTAAGTTATCGCAAAATAATGACTAttgttaaaatcaaaatttcaaaattaggTAACAAGTAAATACTAAACAATTTCAAAGCAATTGCTTTCCTCAGgtaagacatttttttgtatgtttttcaATTCCAGATTTCACTTGTTCGTTGGTATTTAAAAGGTACTTATTTTTAGGTAAGATTGTTCTCATCTTATTGCTATAGATGATTgtgtgttgttattttttccccttcataTGTTGTTATAAACATCATTATCGGTGTCACCGACAGAGATACCAAATATCTCTTTCGACCTTCGGAACGTTCGAGGAGCCACTGTAATAAAATTCCGCTGTCGTTGGGCGATGATTCCACCTGTAATAGTTATGAAATTCGGTTGTTGATTGCAAACTTTGTAGGGTGATAAATACTCTAGTACTCTACAGAACCTTGTTATTCCGTTTAAAACATCAATTAGAAAAAGCCTTGTTCCAGTACTTCCTTCTGCAAAATGGACCTAAATCAACTCAGCGATGAGCAGAAAACCATTTTCAAACAGGTATTATTCCAACTTTCATCTACACATGTTTTCCTTAACTGAATTAGCGCttaagaaacaaaacatttaaataagAAGTTCAATAATAATCTGATCGAAATGATGACCGCAAACTCACTGGGAAATCAGTTTTACACTTGCATTTCTTAGATCCTGTATCGCATCAGTAttacaaatgaaattcaatctATTATGCTCAATTAAATACCCtaaaattcttaaattattttatgagGCTTTAATAgagccaaaaaaatttttcattttgtcatTCCGTACAGTTCCGTGAGGCGACTAAAGATTGCACATTACCGGAATCTGACGACACTTACCTTTTAAGATGGCTCGTAGGTAATGCCAGGAAGttcagaaaattaaaatttttatttactggtTGTAGTTCATGacacgtttccttttttttcttaacagcgcgtgattttgatttggtcaaatctgaaaaaatgctCCGAAATGTAAGTGAAAACTGAAAAGTAATTCTTTATCAAATATTTGACAagttaatatatatatttcctaatctattttttttttttcaacacacAGTCGATGGATTGGCGCCGAAAATATAAAATCGACTTATTGCGAAACGGTTACCAGTCACCGGAAGTGTTGACCAAATACTTTTCTTCCGGGCATTTGGGTGTGGATAAGTTTAATAATTACTTGCTTCTTTACCGCTACGGAATGACAGACTTGAAAGGCATTTTGCATTCATCCAAGAAGAAAGATGTTGTATTGCACGTCATTCTAGAAGCCgaaaaacatttcttaatGCTTAGAAAGGATCCATCGAAGTACAAGCGTTCACCCGATGCAATTGCCCAGCAATGTGTTATTGCAGACTTGGAAGGATTCTCCATGAGACACATCACATATAAACCCGGTATAGTATTTaagataaacaaaaataatgtaataaaTTATGGTGTAGCAACAGAGCCAACGATGTTTGGTAGTTTGCTCTCTCTTTGGTAACCCTAATAATCTtctgaataatttttcttgGATTTCCGTAGCGCTAGATACGGCCATTCAGTTGGTCCAGATGTACGAATCCAACTACCCGGAATTGCTCCGGCGTGTTTTTGTAATCAATGCGCCCAAGATTCTTCCCATTCTTTGATCAATGGTGATACCTTTTATGCACCAACGAACGAGGGATAAAATTCAAGTCTACGGCCATGATTCCAAGCAATGGAAGGCGGCCCTTCTGGCAGACATTGATCCTGACCAGTTACCCGTTTGCTATGGAGGAACTTTGACCGATCTCGATGGAAACCCAAACTGCATTACTAAAGCAATAAATTTTGAAGTAACAAATTTGAACTGCTAGCTAAATTTTCTGTAACCTGCAGGTCAACATGGGTGGATTAGTTCCGAAATCGTATTATTTCAGCTGCAATAAACCAGAAATTGGAAACAAGAAGTCCTTGTCGATCCCAAGGGGATCTAAAGAACAACTGGAGTTCCAAGTGAAAGAAGCTTCTACTGTTTTAAAgtataaatgtttgtttttctattttaacaaAGCAAAATTACACATTTAACAGTTCTTTACTCTAAAAAAAGGTGGGATTTCCATTCAGAAGAGAGCGGTATCGGCTTTGCAGTTTATcgtaaagaagaaaacgaattaaTTCCAGTTGTTCCACATGACCGTGTGGACTGTCATTTGTCAGCGGAAGAGGGAGAAATCCCTTGTGACTCTACCGGTGTCTGTAAGTCAACTATTTCATTATCTACATTAGCATGTCGTTATTACATTTAGTTATCTATTTCATAAAGATGTCGTGGAATTCGACAACAGCTTTAGCTACCTGCGCTCGAAGAAGATTTGGTATTCAATTTCGATTGAATCGACGAAACCAGTTtgtcaaaatgaaaacaactTGGACTTCTTAGATGCATAAATTTGGAACCGAGTCAATTATGTCATCGACATTTGGGATATCGTAGAACTTTCGCTCGTCAATTGATTGAACTTAGTTctagttttcaaaaaaatttttgactgAAATTTGGTTGTCGCTACAACACGTTCTCTGCTGATTAAACGACAGTAATGTTTACTATGCCCAGACTAGATTTGACTTACAGTAACGAAACTTGTACACGcccattcaaaacaaaaaaacaaaaaaaataatagtaataattattattatctaatAACCAGTTTCTTTCACTTTGCTACAGGGAGGGGTTTGGGTCGAACCCGAGGTTCTTTTGAAAACAAGTTTCTTGTTTTCCTCAGGGTCAGAAGTAGATTTCCTCGTTGAaacatccttttttttagtagTTGAAAAGAAACC encodes the following:
- the LOC124313133 gene encoding SEC14-like protein 2; this translates as MNLDQLNNDQKTVLKQFREAVKDCKLPESDDVYLLRWLVARDFDLAKSEKMLRNSMEWRRKYKVDTILQDYKTPEVLTKYFASGYTGVDKLNSYTVVVRYGMMDLKGILLSAKKRDYLMHVIEIVERTFFTVRNNPKKFKKSPDSIAQSTVIFDMAGFSMRHVTFKPALDTAIQLVQLYEGNYPELLRRVYVINAPKIFSVLFSMLKPFMHEKTKNKIQIYSHDAKQWKAAILEDFDPEELPACYGGAKTDPDGNPNCITMVNMGGEVPRSYYLNGKCNISDKKPLSICSGSKEKLEFEITQAGSVLKWDFHSDESDIAFAIYRKQGSELISIVPHDRVDCHMSPEEGEIFCDYVGVYVVEFDNTFSYLRSKKIWYSITIESSKPVCQNGNNLDYLDAEICN
- the LOC124313151 gene encoding SEC14-like protein 2, with translation MDLNQLSDEQKTIFKQFREATKDCKLPEPDDTYLLRWLVARDFDLVKSEKMLRNSLDWRHKNKIDLLIDSYQSPEVLTKYFSSGHLGVDKFKSYLILFRFGISDIKGILHSSKKKDCVLHITQILEKNFLMVRNDPSKYKRSPDAIAQTCAIIDLEGFSMSHVTYKPVIDAVIQCIQMYEANYPELLRRVFIINAPKIFSILYSIVTPFMHQRTRDKIQVYGHDSKQWKAALLADIDPDQLPASYGGTMTDPDGNPNCITKANMGGVVPKSYYFSGNKPDVGNKKSLSISRGSKEQLEFQVKEASTILKWDFHSEESDIGFAVYLKEGSELIPVVPPERVDCHMSAEEGEIPCDSTGVYVVEFDNSFSYLRSKKIWYSITIESSKPVCQNDNLDY